Proteins found in one Actinokineospora alba genomic segment:
- a CDS encoding YraN family protein, whose product MPAHLDLGAQGEVLAARYLESTGLVLLDRNWRCRQGELDLILTDRTRLVVCEVKTRTSTAYGTPTESVTDAKAARIRRLATRWRVDHGLLPCETRFDIVSVLWTPGGTPEIRHLKAAF is encoded by the coding sequence ATGCCCGCCCATCTCGACCTAGGCGCCCAAGGCGAAGTCCTCGCGGCCAGGTACCTGGAGAGCACCGGCCTGGTCCTGCTGGACCGCAACTGGCGCTGCCGCCAGGGCGAACTGGACCTGATCCTCACCGACCGCACCCGGCTCGTGGTCTGTGAGGTCAAAACCCGAACCTCCACCGCCTACGGCACCCCCACCGAGTCGGTGACGGACGCCAAAGCCGCCCGAATCCGCCGCCTGGCCACCCGCTGGCGGGTAGACCACGGCCTCTTGCCCTGCGAAACCCGCTTCGACATCGTGTCGGTGCTGTGGACGCCTGGTGGGACACCGGAGATCCGCCACCTCAAGGCGGCGTTCTGA
- a CDS encoding DUF2469 domain-containing protein, which translates to MSAEDLEKYETEMELSLYREYRDIVGQFAYVVETERRFYLANGVDVQVRDADGEVYFEVRMSDAWVWDMYRPARFVKNVRVITFKDVNVEELDKPDLRLPEDGPFGT; encoded by the coding sequence ATGAGCGCGGAGGATCTCGAGAAGTACGAGACCGAGATGGAGCTGTCGCTCTACCGGGAGTACCGCGACATCGTCGGACAGTTCGCCTACGTGGTGGAAACCGAGCGACGTTTCTACCTGGCCAACGGCGTCGACGTCCAAGTACGCGACGCCGACGGCGAGGTCTATTTCGAAGTACGCATGTCCGACGCCTGGGTGTGGGACATGTACCGGCCCGCGAGGTTCGTGAAGAACGTCCGGGTGATCACCTTCAAGGACGTCAACGTCGAGGAACTCGACAAGCCGGACCTCCGGCTGCCCGAAGACGGCCCCTTCGGCACCTAA
- a CDS encoding ribonuclease HII codes for MTAFLRPPRAVVRRDAGNWSLQAALHRRGLGPVAGVDEAGRGACAGPLVIASCVLRPGDADRLDGLTDSKLMTAAARDKMFDLVKKRAVDYAVVVVPTAEVDRMGVHVANIEGMRRAVARLGTHPGYVLVDGFRVPGLTAPSVPVLKGDQAAACVAAASVLAKVTRDRIMEDLHEQLPQYRFDVHKGYCTGIHTAALEEHGPSHEHRWSFANVAAAGLTHGLRAPHRVALSVAAAAVVQNGGPPQ; via the coding sequence ATGACCGCTTTCCTGCGCCCACCCCGCGCCGTGGTCCGCCGCGACGCGGGCAACTGGAGCCTGCAGGCCGCGTTGCACCGCCGCGGCCTGGGCCCGGTGGCGGGCGTCGACGAGGCGGGTCGCGGCGCGTGCGCGGGCCCGCTGGTCATCGCCTCCTGCGTGCTGCGCCCCGGCGACGCCGACCGGCTCGACGGGCTGACCGACTCCAAGCTGATGACGGCGGCGGCGCGCGACAAGATGTTCGACCTGGTCAAGAAGCGCGCGGTCGATTACGCGGTCGTCGTCGTGCCGACCGCCGAGGTCGACCGGATGGGCGTGCACGTCGCCAACATCGAGGGCATGCGGCGCGCCGTCGCCCGGCTCGGCACCCACCCCGGGTACGTGCTGGTCGACGGCTTCCGCGTGCCGGGCCTGACGGCCCCGAGCGTGCCGGTGCTCAAGGGCGACCAGGCCGCGGCGTGCGTCGCGGCGGCGTCGGTCTTGGCGAAAGTCACCCGGGACCGCATCATGGAGGACTTGCACGAGCAGTTGCCGCAGTACCGATTCGATGTTCACAAGGGTTACTGCACCGGCATCCACACCGCCGCGTTGGAAGAGCACGGACCAAGCCACGAGCACCGGTGGTCCTTCGCCAACGTAGCCGCGGCGGGGCTGACCCACGGCCTGCGCGCGCCACACCGGGTGGCGCTGAGTGTGGCCGCGGCCGCCGTGGTTCAGAATGGTGGACCACCGCAGTGA
- the lepB gene encoding signal peptidase I, translating into MSDQPLDEDEPKPRKSKKKRPFWQELPILIAVALVLTFLIQTFLARVFVIPSASMEQTLHGCPGCYGDRVLVDKLVYTFGEPEAGEVVVFKRPATWNRPEFTSSRSDNVVVSWLESIGGLFGLAAPDEDDVVKRIAAVGGQTIECCDEQNRVLVNGKPLDEPYIFWDTSMGDPKQAQFGPITVPQGMLFVMGDNRNNSGDSRSQGGGGGNGLVPVDNVIGKVRAIILPPSRWQGVGDHHSQALSAPAWQTGIPAGLGIAAAWPTLWLGRRVRTLVRPR; encoded by the coding sequence GTGTCCGACCAACCCCTCGACGAGGATGAGCCGAAACCGCGCAAGAGCAAGAAGAAGCGGCCCTTCTGGCAGGAGTTGCCGATCCTTATCGCGGTCGCGCTGGTTCTGACGTTCCTGATCCAGACGTTCCTCGCCCGGGTCTTCGTGATCCCCTCGGCCTCGATGGAGCAGACGCTGCACGGCTGCCCGGGGTGCTACGGCGACCGGGTCTTGGTCGACAAGCTCGTCTACACCTTCGGTGAGCCGGAGGCAGGCGAGGTCGTCGTGTTCAAGCGGCCCGCCACCTGGAACCGCCCGGAGTTCACCTCCTCGCGGTCGGACAACGTCGTGGTGAGCTGGCTGGAGAGCATCGGCGGGCTGTTCGGGCTTGCGGCGCCCGACGAGGACGACGTCGTCAAGCGGATCGCCGCGGTGGGCGGTCAGACGATCGAGTGCTGTGACGAGCAGAACCGGGTGCTTGTCAACGGGAAGCCCCTCGATGAGCCGTACATTTTCTGGGACACCTCCATGGGCGATCCCAAGCAGGCGCAGTTCGGTCCGATCACGGTTCCGCAGGGCATGCTGTTCGTGATGGGCGACAACCGCAACAACTCGGGTGACTCGCGCAGCCAGGGCGGTGGCGGCGGGAACGGACTGGTGCCGGTGGACAACGTGATCGGCAAGGTGCGGGCGATCATCCTGCCGCCGTCGCGGTGGCAGGGCGTCGGCGACCACCACTCGCAGGCGCTGTCCGCGCCCGCGTGGCAAACCGGGATTCCGGCGGGACTGGGCATCGCGGCGGCGTGGCCGACGCTGTGGCTGGGTCGGCGCGTGCGCACCCTGGTGAGGCCCCGATGA
- the lepB gene encoding signal peptidase I — MQESDQPESGEQAGRAKKKRSFWVEVPILIAVALVLTFLIQTFIARVFVIPSESMERTLHGCTGCTGDRVLVDKVVYYFNDPKPGDVVVFERPSTWDQHGGNNRSSNALVAWIEDIGSQFGMVEPSEDDVVKRVVAVAGQTIECCDDQNRVRVDGKSLDEPYRYMPAPDAQQDVFAKITVPQGMVFVMGDNRNNSRDSRSQGGGGVNGFVPVDNIIGKARAIILPPSRWQGIGDHNPQQALSAPAWQTGIPAGLGIAAAWPTLWLGRRVRGMLTAGGRSAPR, encoded by the coding sequence ATGCAGGAGTCGGATCAGCCCGAATCGGGCGAGCAGGCTGGTAGGGCCAAGAAGAAGCGGTCCTTCTGGGTCGAGGTGCCGATCCTGATCGCGGTCGCCCTGGTCCTCACCTTCCTCATCCAGACCTTCATCGCGCGGGTGTTCGTCATCCCGTCCGAGTCGATGGAACGCACCCTGCACGGGTGCACGGGCTGCACGGGCGACCGTGTGCTGGTCGACAAGGTCGTCTACTACTTCAACGACCCGAAGCCGGGCGACGTGGTGGTCTTCGAGCGTCCGTCGACCTGGGACCAGCACGGCGGCAACAACCGGTCAAGCAACGCGCTGGTCGCGTGGATCGAGGACATCGGCTCGCAGTTCGGCATGGTCGAACCGAGCGAGGACGACGTCGTCAAGCGCGTCGTCGCCGTCGCGGGCCAGACCATCGAGTGCTGCGACGACCAGAACCGTGTCAGGGTCGACGGCAAGTCTCTCGACGAGCCGTACCGCTACATGCCCGCGCCGGACGCCCAGCAGGACGTGTTCGCGAAGATCACCGTCCCGCAGGGCATGGTGTTCGTGATGGGCGACAACCGCAACAACTCGCGCGACTCGCGCTCGCAGGGCGGCGGTGGAGTCAACGGGTTCGTCCCGGTCGACAACATCATCGGCAAGGCCCGCGCGATCATCCTGCCGCCGTCGCGCTGGCAGGGCATCGGCGACCACAACCCGCAGCAGGCGCTCTCGGCTCCCGCGTGGCAGACCGGGATTCCGGCGGGGCTGGGCATCGCGGCGGCATGGCCGACGCTGTGGCTGGGACGCCGGGTGCGGGGCATGCTCACCGCCGGTGGTCGCTCGGCTCCCCGGTAG
- the lepB gene encoding signal peptidase I gives MVPPKAEPAAKPSVPRKPEPEPEADAEETDEERRRRQGKHRRPPRKQPLWRELLVLAGVALLLTFAIQHFIGRVYSIPSGSMEQTLHGCPGCTGDRVFVDKIVYDFRDPSPGDVVVFQGPNTWTENDIRDKRSDNPLVRGLQYMGSLIGVAPPDERDFVKRVIAVGGQTVECCDEQNRVLVDGKPLDEPYVYWEHGGPDERQQFARVTVPEGTLWVMGDNRGNSSDSRFQGGGGIRGVVPLGKVIGKARYIVLPPSRWRGVGDHNPQGDADLAAAAWQQGIPAGLGVAAAWPVLWIGRRAKIALTSRKAD, from the coding sequence GTGGTGCCGCCGAAGGCCGAGCCCGCCGCCAAGCCGTCGGTTCCGCGCAAGCCAGAGCCCGAGCCCGAGGCGGACGCCGAGGAGACCGACGAGGAGCGCAGGCGCAGGCAGGGCAAGCACCGCAGGCCGCCGCGCAAGCAGCCGCTCTGGCGCGAGCTGCTCGTCCTCGCCGGGGTGGCCCTGCTCCTCACCTTCGCGATCCAGCACTTCATCGGTCGGGTGTATTCCATCCCGTCCGGCTCGATGGAGCAGACGCTGCACGGCTGCCCCGGGTGCACCGGCGACCGGGTGTTCGTCGACAAGATCGTCTACGACTTCCGCGACCCCAGCCCGGGCGACGTGGTCGTCTTCCAGGGTCCGAACACCTGGACCGAGAACGACATCCGCGACAAGCGGTCGGACAACCCGCTGGTCCGCGGCCTGCAGTACATGGGTTCGCTGATCGGGGTGGCCCCGCCCGACGAGCGCGACTTCGTCAAGCGGGTCATCGCCGTCGGCGGCCAGACCGTCGAGTGCTGCGACGAGCAGAACCGCGTGCTGGTCGACGGCAAGCCCCTCGACGAGCCCTATGTGTACTGGGAGCACGGCGGTCCCGACGAGCGCCAGCAGTTCGCTCGCGTTACGGTGCCCGAGGGCACGCTGTGGGTGATGGGTGACAACCGCGGCAACTCCTCCGACTCCCGGTTCCAGGGTGGCGGCGGCATCCGCGGCGTTGTCCCGCTCGGCAAGGTCATCGGCAAGGCTCGCTACATCGTGCTTCCGCCATCGCGCTGGCGCGGTGTCGGCGACCACAACCCCCAAGGGGACGCGGACCTGGCGGCGGCGGCGTGGCAGCAGGGGATCCCGGCCGGTCTCGGCGTGGCCGCCGCGTGGCCGGTGCTGTGGATCGGCCGTCGCGCGAAGATCGCTCTCACATCACGGAAGGCTGATTAG
- the rplS gene encoding 50S ribosomal protein L19, with protein sequence MNTLDALDAKSLRSDIPDFRPGDTLKVHVRVIEGTRTRVQVFQGVVIRRQGGGIRETFTVRKVSFGVGVERTFPVHTPNIAEIEVAKRGDVRRAKLYYLRELRGKAAKIKEKREPQTAS encoded by the coding sequence ATGAACACCCTGGATGCCCTGGACGCCAAGTCGCTGCGTTCCGACATCCCGGACTTCCGCCCGGGTGACACGCTGAAGGTCCACGTCCGCGTCATCGAGGGCACTCGTACTCGTGTCCAGGTGTTCCAGGGCGTCGTCATCCGTCGCCAGGGTGGCGGGATCCGCGAGACCTTCACCGTTCGCAAGGTGTCGTTCGGTGTCGGCGTGGAGCGCACCTTCCCGGTGCACACTCCCAACATCGCCGAGATCGAGGTCGCCAAGCGCGGCGACGTCCGGCGCGCCAAGCTGTACTACCTCCGTGAGCTGCGCGGCAAGGCCGCGAAGATCAAGGAGAAGCGCGAGCCTCAGACCGCTTCCTGA
- the trmD gene encoding tRNA (guanosine(37)-N1)-methyltransferase TrmD → MRIDIVTIFPEYLDPLRGALLGRAIERGLLSLDVHDLRRWTYDVHKGVDDSPYGGGPGMVMKPQVWGEALDEVCAGEPPRLVVPTPAGRPFTQAMAHEYAGESRLVFACGRYEGIDQRVIDDASTRMRVDEVSIGDYVLVGGEVAVMVMVEAVARLLPGVLGNPLSAEQDSFSDGLLEGPSYTRPEVWRDRAVPDVLRSGNHKAIDRWRRDQAIERTFERRPDLLAALPAESLDKHDRALLERLRQAPPGGDFRSDDPV, encoded by the coding sequence GTGCGGATCGACATTGTCACGATCTTTCCCGAGTACCTCGACCCCCTGCGCGGCGCGCTGCTGGGCCGGGCCATCGAGCGCGGCCTGCTCAGCCTCGACGTCCACGACCTGCGTCGCTGGACCTACGACGTGCACAAGGGCGTCGACGACAGCCCCTACGGCGGCGGTCCCGGCATGGTGATGAAGCCCCAGGTCTGGGGTGAGGCGCTCGACGAGGTGTGCGCGGGCGAGCCGCCCCGGCTGGTCGTGCCCACCCCGGCGGGCAGGCCGTTCACCCAGGCCATGGCCCATGAATACGCCGGCGAGTCGCGGCTGGTGTTCGCCTGCGGCCGCTACGAGGGCATCGACCAGCGCGTCATCGACGACGCCTCGACCCGGATGCGGGTCGACGAGGTCTCCATCGGCGACTACGTGCTGGTCGGCGGCGAGGTCGCGGTCATGGTCATGGTCGAGGCGGTGGCCCGGCTGCTGCCCGGCGTCCTGGGCAACCCGCTCTCAGCCGAGCAGGACTCGTTCTCCGATGGCCTGCTGGAGGGCCCGAGCTACACGCGGCCCGAGGTCTGGCGCGACCGCGCGGTGCCTGACGTGCTGCGCTCGGGCAACCACAAGGCGATCGACCGCTGGCGCCGTGACCAGGCGATCGAGCGCACCTTCGAGCGTCGGCCCGACCTGCTCGCGGCCCTGCCCGCCGAGTCGCTGGACAAGCACGACCGGGCTCTGCTCGAGCGGCTGCGGCAGGCCCCGCCAGGGGGCGATTTCCGGTCCGACGATCCCGTCTGA
- a CDS encoding M48 family metalloprotease, translated as MSTRSRKLVTTYLALVQRDGFSGRLIGPAVGGHNTAERIGALLAATEDHVAEPLRRLSSAQDTLDRRVEEVETAAHSLNLSFDPRRIVTGLYPLGDLNAWTTPAAGGDLILMSSGAMGLVFLTLKINMMSAQMFGEPPILDRPQTLAALADVFAAHLRYGDPWRSAPLPPLTGHREVMLDLLVNASVRFAIGHEYGHIVAKHAPVGRTTLTSVDSKVEVHTRSVEDEFEADRLGAQLVLTEQWLAAAAETDPQFVRRHGLAAAAAATGPLYFLLLDLVLHELDGELKVVGYPPAPSGHPPSGQRWDALWPVIEQEYARATMPVPPLDLPGGLMRWFEHLFLDLVPAIAQRLETRG; from the coding sequence ATGAGCACGCGGTCCAGGAAGCTGGTCACGACCTATCTCGCGCTGGTGCAGCGGGACGGGTTCAGCGGCAGGCTGATCGGCCCCGCCGTGGGCGGGCACAACACCGCCGAGCGCATCGGGGCCCTGCTCGCCGCCACCGAAGACCACGTCGCCGAGCCGCTGCGCAGGCTCAGCTCCGCGCAGGACACGCTGGACCGCCGGGTCGAGGAAGTCGAGACTGCGGCGCACTCGCTGAACCTGTCGTTCGACCCGCGCCGGATCGTCACCGGCCTCTACCCGCTCGGTGACCTCAACGCCTGGACCACCCCGGCCGCGGGCGGCGACCTCATCCTGATGAGCAGCGGCGCGATGGGCCTGGTCTTCCTCACCCTCAAGATCAATATGATGTCCGCCCAGATGTTCGGCGAGCCGCCGATCCTGGACCGGCCGCAGACGCTCGCCGCGCTGGCCGACGTCTTCGCCGCGCACCTGCGCTACGGCGACCCGTGGCGGTCCGCGCCGCTGCCCCCGCTCACCGGCCACCGCGAGGTGATGCTGGACTTGCTGGTCAACGCGTCGGTGCGGTTCGCCATCGGCCACGAGTACGGCCACATCGTCGCCAAGCACGCCCCGGTCGGCCGCACCACGCTGACCTCGGTGGATTCCAAGGTCGAGGTCCACACCCGGTCGGTTGAGGACGAGTTCGAAGCCGACCGCCTCGGCGCCCAACTGGTCCTCACCGAGCAGTGGCTGGCCGCCGCCGCCGAAACGGACCCCCAGTTCGTCCGCAGGCACGGCCTCGCCGCCGCGGCCGCCGCCACCGGGCCGCTGTACTTCCTGCTGCTCGACCTGGTGCTGCACGAACTCGACGGCGAGCTCAAGGTCGTGGGCTACCCGCCCGCGCCGAGCGGGCACCCGCCGTCCGGTCAGCGTTGGGACGCCCTGTGGCCGGTCATAGAGCAGGAATACGCGCGCGCCACGATGCCGGTGCCGCCGCTGGACCTGCCCGGCGGGCTGATGCGCTGGTTCGAGCACCTCTTCCTCGACCTGGTCCCGGCCATCGCGCAGCGCCTGGAGACGCGCGGCTAG
- the rimM gene encoding ribosome maturation factor RimM (Essential for efficient processing of 16S rRNA), whose translation MNALVLVGRVAKAHGITGELAIELHTDSPEQRFALGESVTAQLRDGSKRTLTITAARPHAGRLLVRFEEVPDRNTAEDMRGALLLADPSTLAPIDDPDEFYDYELAGLSAVLLDGTEVGKVKEIAHGLGGELLVINRPSGEEVLVPFVRQIVPEVDVKGGRVVLDPPEGLIE comes from the coding sequence ATGAACGCGCTGGTACTCGTCGGCCGTGTCGCCAAGGCACACGGAATCACCGGCGAACTGGCTATCGAGCTGCACACCGACTCGCCCGAGCAGCGTTTCGCGCTCGGTGAGTCGGTGACAGCCCAGTTGCGGGACGGCTCCAAGCGCACGCTCACCATCACAGCCGCCCGGCCTCACGCCGGGCGGCTGCTGGTGCGTTTCGAGGAAGTCCCCGATCGCAACACCGCCGAGGACATGCGGGGAGCGCTCCTGCTTGCCGACCCCTCGACGCTGGCCCCGATCGACGACCCCGACGAGTTCTACGACTACGAGCTTGCGGGCCTGTCCGCGGTGCTCCTGGACGGGACCGAGGTCGGCAAGGTCAAGGAAATCGCTCACGGCCTCGGCGGTGAGCTGCTGGTGATCAACCGTCCGAGCGGCGAAGAGGTCCTGGTGCCGTTCGTCCGCCAGATCGTCCCGGAAGTGGACGTCAAGGGCGGCCGCGTGGTGCTCGACCCGCCCGAGGGACTCATCGAATAA
- a CDS encoding RNA-binding protein — MSALADALEHLVRGIVDHPDDVQVELVTTRRGRTLEVHVNPEDLGKVIGRGGRTATALRTVMAGVGGRGIRVDVVDTDH, encoded by the coding sequence GTGAGTGCCCTCGCGGACGCACTCGAGCACCTCGTGCGCGGCATCGTCGATCACCCCGACGATGTCCAGGTCGAGCTGGTCACGACCCGTCGTGGCCGCACGCTCGAAGTCCACGTCAACCCGGAGGACCTGGGCAAGGTGATCGGCCGGGGCGGCCGCACCGCCACGGCCCTTCGTACCGTGATGGCCGGTGTCGGCGGTCGCGGTATCCGGGTCGACGTGGTCGACACCGATCACTGA
- the rpsP gene encoding 30S ribosomal protein S16, with amino-acid sequence MAVKIKLQRLGKIRAPYYRIIVSDARTRRDGKAIETIGRYSPKEEPSLIEVDSERAQYWLGVGAQPTDSVKNLLEITGDWQKFKGLPGAEGTLRVKEPKPSKQSLFEAALKAAGEEPSTDATTPKKKSAPKKAEPKADAEAPAAAATETEAPAE; translated from the coding sequence GTGGCTGTCAAGATCAAGCTGCAGCGCCTCGGAAAGATCCGTGCGCCGTACTACCGCATCATCGTCTCCGACGCGCGCACCCGTCGTGACGGCAAGGCGATCGAGACGATCGGCCGTTACAGCCCGAAGGAAGAGCCGAGCCTCATCGAGGTCGACTCCGAGCGGGCCCAGTACTGGCTGGGTGTCGGCGCGCAGCCGACCGACTCGGTGAAGAACCTGCTGGAGATCACCGGCGACTGGCAGAAGTTCAAGGGCCTGCCGGGCGCCGAGGGCACCCTGCGCGTCAAGGAGCCGAAGCCGTCGAAGCAGTCGCTGTTCGAGGCCGCGCTCAAGGCCGCGGGCGAGGAGCCCTCGACCGACGCGACCACGCCGAAGAAGAAGTCGGCGCCGAAGAAGGCCGAGCCGAAGGCTGACGCCGAGGCACCGGCCGCGGCCGCCACCGAGACCGAGGCGCCGGCCGAGTGA
- a CDS encoding LamB/YcsF family protein has translation MILDLNADLGEGFGVWRLGDDAALLDIVTSANVACGFHAGDASTMRAVCQAAAAGGVAVGAQVSYRDLAGFGRRFIDVDPAQLADEILYQIGALDGIARASGTSVGYVKPHGALYNAVVHHDAQAAAVADAVRAFGELPVLGLPGSRLLDAAESVGLPCVFEAFADRGYTPEGTLVPRGEAGALITETAAVVDRAVRLAVSGEIVAVDGTVLLMPARSLCLHGDTPGAVHHARAVRAALDQAGVEVAAFVG, from the coding sequence ATGATTCTCGACCTCAACGCCGACCTCGGCGAGGGCTTCGGCGTGTGGCGCCTCGGCGACGACGCCGCCCTGCTCGACATCGTCACCTCCGCCAACGTGGCCTGCGGTTTCCACGCGGGCGACGCCTCGACGATGCGCGCGGTCTGCCAGGCCGCGGCGGCCGGGGGAGTCGCTGTCGGCGCCCAGGTCTCTTACCGGGACCTCGCGGGGTTCGGCAGGCGCTTCATCGACGTCGACCCGGCCCAGCTGGCCGACGAGATCCTCTATCAGATCGGCGCGCTCGACGGCATCGCGCGCGCGTCCGGGACTTCCGTGGGCTACGTGAAACCGCACGGCGCGCTCTACAACGCCGTGGTGCACCACGACGCCCAGGCCGCCGCCGTCGCGGACGCCGTGCGCGCGTTCGGCGAGTTGCCCGTCCTCGGCCTGCCCGGCTCACGGCTGCTCGACGCCGCCGAGTCCGTGGGCCTGCCGTGTGTCTTCGAGGCGTTCGCCGACCGCGGCTACACCCCGGAGGGCACGCTCGTGCCGCGCGGCGAGGCGGGCGCGTTGATCACCGAGACCGCCGCCGTGGTCGACCGCGCGGTGCGCCTCGCGGTGTCCGGGGAGATCGTCGCCGTCGACGGGACTGTGCTCCTGATGCCCGCCAGGTCGCTGTGCCTGCACGGCGACACACCGGGTGCCGTGCATCACGCGCGGGCCGTCCGAGCGGCGCTCGACCAGGCAGGTGTCGAGGTCGCCGCCTTCGTCGGGTGA
- a CDS encoding CPBP family intramembrane glutamic endopeptidase — translation MTPVTETPAETPVVRDHKWGFGAFLLVLGVYILTAVVIGTFARMYGLNKTHSIAVVLVGTVVPTALATLLALLVTKVRGNGPKVDLRWSYTREDLKAGFKFGLLGLVITTIAGTVWAKVVGEEAAKSSLGQLVDGQLMPVAVAITWFVYVWLIGPVCEEIIYRGLLWGALERLNMGRWVVFGLTTVIFAIAHLEPLRTSLLLVVGIPIGLARLYTGRLGASIVAHQINNFVPALAILLVTLGVIQP, via the coding sequence ATGACCCCGGTGACGGAAACTCCCGCGGAGACGCCGGTCGTTCGAGACCACAAATGGGGATTCGGCGCGTTCCTGCTGGTATTGGGCGTTTACATCCTGACCGCCGTGGTCATCGGCACGTTCGCGCGCATGTACGGACTCAACAAGACTCACTCGATCGCGGTGGTCCTCGTCGGGACCGTGGTTCCCACCGCCCTGGCCACCCTACTGGCCCTGCTGGTCACCAAGGTGCGCGGCAACGGCCCGAAGGTCGACCTGCGGTGGTCGTACACCCGCGAGGACCTCAAGGCGGGCTTCAAGTTCGGCCTGCTCGGCCTGGTGATCACCACCATCGCGGGCACCGTGTGGGCCAAGGTCGTCGGCGAGGAGGCCGCCAAGTCCTCCCTCGGCCAGCTCGTCGACGGCCAGTTGATGCCGGTGGCCGTCGCGATCACGTGGTTCGTCTATGTGTGGCTCATCGGCCCGGTGTGCGAGGAGATCATCTACCGCGGCCTGTTGTGGGGGGCGCTGGAGCGGTTGAACATGGGCCGCTGGGTGGTGTTCGGCCTGACCACCGTGATCTTCGCGATCGCCCATCTGGAACCGCTACGCACCTCGCTGCTGCTGGTCGTCGGCATCCCGATCGGCCTGGCACGGCTCTACACCGGCAGGCTCGGCGCGAGCATCGTCGCCCACCAGATCAACAACTTCGTGCCCGCTCTCGCCATCCTGCTGGTCACTCTCGGGGTGATTCAGCCATGA
- a CDS encoding amidohydrolase family protein, which produces MTALHLRGVILPGEDEQDIWIVNGRVRTQPVPGAETVFDGGYLVPGLVDAHCHVGIGPQGPVDLDTAAEQAETDRDAGTLLIRDCGSPIDTRPLQERLDLPRIIRAGRHLSRPKRYIPHLGIDVGDPEQLPAAVAEQVEYGDGWVKLVGDWIDRGEGDLAPLWPDDVLTEAISVAHAAGARVTAHVFGEDALPGLINAGIDCIEHGTGLTTDVITEMAKRGTALVPTLINIENFPGIAAGAGKYPKYAQHMLDLHARASGMVAEAVEAGVPVYAGTDAGGGIAHGRLVDEIVALHKAGMTPEQAIAAGSWGARSWLGWPGLTEGAAADLLAFDEDPFKNLEVLRTPKRIVLRGRVVG; this is translated from the coding sequence GTGACCGCGTTGCATCTGCGCGGGGTGATCCTGCCCGGCGAAGACGAACAAGACATCTGGATCGTCAACGGCCGCGTCCGCACCCAGCCCGTCCCGGGTGCGGAAACGGTCTTCGACGGCGGCTACCTGGTCCCCGGCCTGGTGGATGCGCATTGTCACGTCGGCATCGGCCCCCAGGGCCCGGTCGACCTCGACACCGCCGCCGAACAGGCCGAAACCGACCGCGACGCGGGCACCCTGCTCATCCGCGACTGCGGCTCGCCGATCGACACCCGCCCGCTGCAGGAGCGCCTGGACCTGCCGCGCATCATCCGCGCAGGCAGGCACCTCTCCCGCCCCAAGCGCTACATCCCGCACCTGGGCATCGACGTCGGCGACCCCGAGCAGCTGCCCGCCGCCGTCGCCGAACAGGTCGAATACGGGGACGGCTGGGTCAAGCTGGTCGGCGACTGGATCGACCGCGGCGAAGGCGACCTCGCCCCACTCTGGCCCGACGACGTACTCACCGAAGCGATCTCAGTCGCCCACGCCGCCGGGGCTCGAGTCACCGCCCACGTCTTCGGCGAGGACGCCCTGCCCGGGCTCATCAACGCGGGGATCGACTGCATCGAACACGGCACCGGCCTCACCACCGACGTCATCACCGAAATGGCGAAACGCGGCACGGCCCTGGTCCCGACTCTGATCAACATCGAGAACTTCCCCGGCATCGCGGCGGGCGCGGGCAAGTACCCGAAGTACGCCCAACACATGCTCGACCTCCACGCCCGCGCGTCGGGCATGGTCGCCGAAGCCGTCGAGGCAGGCGTCCCGGTATACGCGGGCACGGACGCCGGCGGCGGCATCGCCCACGGCAGGCTGGTCGACGAGATCGTCGCGCTCCACAAGGCGGGTATGACCCCCGAACAGGCCATCGCGGCGGGCTCCTGGGGTGCGAGGTCGTGGCTGGGTTGGCCCGGCCTCACCGAAGGGGCAGCCGCAGACCTACTGGCCTTCGACGAAGACCCCTTCAAGAACCTCGAAGTCCTGCGCACCCCGAAGCGGATCGTGCTGCGCGGCCGGGTGGTCGGTTAA